The window GCCGATGAGGTTGGTGGCGTGCGCGGCCGGGTCGTTCGCGGTGGCCGAGGCGAGGATCACCGTGGGGGACGAGCCGTAGTGCGCCGCCAGCCGCAGGAGCCGGCGCATCACCAGGGCGACGTGCGCGCCGAAGACCCCGCGGTAGGTGTGGCACTCGTCGACGACGATGAACCGCAGCCGCCGCAGCACGCGGGCCCAACGGGTGTGGTGGGCGAGCAGTGACACGTGCAGCATGTCCGGGTTGGTGAACACGAACCGCGTGGTGTCCCGGATCCCGGAGCGGGCCTCGGTCGGGGTGTCACCGTCGTAGGGGGCCGGGTGGACCGACTCCAGGCCATCCACCGTGCGGGTGAGCGCCGAGACCGCCTGCAGCTGGTCGGAACCCAGGGCCTTCGTCGGGGTGAGGTACAGGGCGCAGGCGGTGGGGTCGGCGGCGAGCGCACTGAGGACGGGCAGGAGATAGCCGAGCGACTTGCCTGAGGAGGTGCCGGTGGCGACGACGACGTCCGTCCCGCCGTGCGCGAGGTCCGCGGTGGCCGCCTGGTGGCTGTAGAGCTCCGGGATCCCCTCCGCGACGAGGTGGGCGCGCAACGGGGGGTGGATCCACGAGGGCCAGGGGGCGAAATCCGCGGGGCGGGCCGGCTGCACCGTGGAGTAGGTGCAGGTGGAGGCGGGGAAACGGCGGGTGATCGCGGCGGCGAGCTCGTCTCCGAGGGCGTGTGGACCCGTCATGTTGATCACCCCTGTATGTGGGAGAGTCGCCGATCTTTTCGGGTCATTTTGACCCGGAATTCCCGTAAGACTATCGCGGTGGGCTAATCCGTGACACACTAGGTCCCGGTCGCTGTTTCTGTGCGTTACGTTTACGTGCTCGCAAGGGATTTATACGCGAGCACCCGAATCACCGCTCCAAATCTGGGGATGGTGGTCCCTCGGGGGTTCGATACGACCCGGTTGTCCGGCATGTGCCGGCACCGTACCACCTCCACATCATCAAGAAATAGGTTTTTAACATGGCACAGGGAACTGTGAAGTGGTTCAACGCTGAGAAGGGCTTCGGCTTCATCGCTCCGGCCGATGGCTCCGCTGACGTCTTCGTCCACTACTCCGAGATCCAGGGTTCGGGCTTCCGCACCCTCGAGGAGAACCAGCAGGTCGAGTTCGAGATCGGTGAGGGCGCCAAGGGCCCGCAGGCTCAGGCTGTCCGTCCGCTCTAAGCCGCATCAGCTCTTCAATGAGCAACTTCAAGGAAACTCTCGGCCATTAGGTTCGGCATAGTTTTCTCGCAGCGACCGTCCACCCGTCAGGGGAGGACGGTCTTTGTTGTTTCCGGGGTTGTCTCCGGGGCAGGCGCGGCGGGACCACCGGGCCTGCACCCGCTGGATGAGCAGCCCCGTACCGGCCCCCAGGGAGATGCCCACCACGACGCCGAGCAGCGGATAGTCGGAGAACACCCAGCCGCCGACGTAGCCCACCAGCGTGGCCTGCAGCGCCCAGATGAGCACGCCGATCGTGTCGTACAGGAGGAACCAGCGCCACGGGTAGCGCACGGACCCGAGCATGATCGTCATGAACCACCGGGCCCAGGGGATGAACCGGGCGATGATGATCGTCGTGCCCGCGTTGCGGCGGATGTTGCGGCGCACCCACAGCACCGCCCGGCCCCGGGGCGTGTCGTCGCGGGCCCGCTCGACGAAACCGATGAGCCGGGTCCCCAGCAGGAAGCAGATGTTGTCGCCGATCATGGCGCCGACGACGGCGATGACGAGCACCGTCGGCAGGTGGGGCACCCCGCGGGCCCCGGACCAGGAACCGGCGAGGGTGAGCACCGCCTCGCTGGGGATCAGCGGGAAGAGCGAGTCGACGACGACCAGCAGCCCGAGTACCGGGTAGAAGGCGGGCAGGGTGAGGAGCGTCTCCACCCAGGTCACGATCTGCTCCGTCATTCTGGACAGCGTAGAAGCCGGCCCACCTGTGGGTCGGGGGAGCGGCTGTGAAGTTCTTGTGAATGACGGCTGCCCTGGTGCGGGGGTGCCGGGGCCGTCACGGGCAGGCCGAGTGGACCGGCCACAGGAGGGCCATTAAATACTGTGTAACGTGTTGACCTGAACCGGGTCTGGGCTAAAGTCACCCGGAAGGACGGTGTGCCCGTCAAACAGTGATGTGCTAGATGAGAGGGAAGTTCTCCCAGTGGCAGAAGCGAAGGGACCGGGGAAGACCCTGGTCATTGTGGAGTCGTCGACCAAGGCGAAGAAGATCCAGCCCTACCTGGGCGACGGCTATATCGTCGAGGCCTCGGTCGGCCACATCCGTGACCTGCCACGCGGCGCCGCCGATGTGCCCGCGAAGTACAAGAAGGAACCGTGGGCCCGCCTCGGCGTCGACACGGAGAACGGTTTCGCCCCTCTCTACGTGGTCAGCCCCGACAAGAAGAAGAAGGTCGCGGACCTCCGGGCGAAGCTGAAGCTCTGCGACGAGCTCCTGCTGGCCACTGACCCCGACCGTGAGGGCGAGGCCATCGCCTGGCACCTGCTCGAGGTGCTCAAGCCGACGGTGCCGGTGCGCCGCATGGTGTTCAACGAGATCACCAAGCCCGCCATCCTGGCGGCCGCCGAGAACACCCGTGACCTGGACGAGAACCTCGTCGACGCGCAGGAGACCCGCCGCATCCTCGACCGTCTCTACGGTTACGAGGTCTCCCCGGTGCTGTGGAAGAAGGTCATGCCGCGTCTGTCGGCCGGCCGTGTCCAGTCGGTGGCCACCCGCGTCATCGTCGAGCGGGAGCGTGAGCGCATGGCGTTCATCTCCGCCGAGTACTGGGATCTCAGCGTCGACCTGGACACGGGTGCCACCCGGGCCGCGGCCGACCCGGACAACCCGACCTCCTTCCAGGCGAAGCTGGCGACCCTCGACGGCCGTCGCGTCGCCCAGGGCCGTGACTTCGACGACCGTGGCCGGCTCAAGGGTGAGGCGGTGGTCGTCGGCAGGCAGCAGGCGGAGGCGCTGGCGGAGGCGCTGCGGGGCGTCGACATGCAGGTGTCCGGCGTGGAGGAGAAGCCCTACACGCGCCGCCCCTACGCCCCGTTCATGACGTCGACCCTCCAGCAGGAGGCCGGTCGGAAGCTGCACTACACCTCGGACCGCACGATGCGTATCGCGCAGCGTCTGTACGAGAACGGCCACATCACCTACATGCGTACCGACTCGACCTCGCTCTCCGAGCAGGGTCTCACCGCAGCCCGCGAGCAGGCCCGTGAGCTCTACGGCGACGCCTTCGTGGCGGACTCCCCGCGCCGCTACGACCGCAAGTCCAAGAACTCGCAGGAGGCCCACGAGGCGATCCGCCCCGCGGGTGAGCGTTTCGCCACCCCGGGTGAGCTGCACGGACAGCTCGATGCCGAGGAGTTCAAGCTCTACGAGCTGATCTGGCAGCGCACCGTCGCCTCGCAGATGTCGGACGCGAAGGGCACCTCGCTGAAGGTGACCATCGCGGGCACCGCCCGCACCGGTGAGCAGACCGAGTTCTCCGCCACCGGCCGCACCATCACGTTCCCGGGTTTCCTCCGCGCCTACGTGGAGACCTCCCGTCTGGAGGACGGCCGCGACGTCGCCGACAACGCCGAGAAGCGTCTGCCGAACCTCTCCGAGGGTGATCCGCTGAAGGCCACCGACGTCTCCGCGGACGGCCACGCGACGAACCCGCCGGCCCGCTACACCGAGGCCAGCCTGGTCAAGAAGATGGAGGAGCTGGGTATCGGCCGTCCGTCGACCTACGCCTCGATCATCAAGACCATCCAGGACCGCGGCTACGTCGTGCCCCGCGGCAACGCGCTCGTGCCCAGTTGGGTGGCGTTCGCGGTGGTCGGGCTGCTGGAGGAGAACTTCACCCCGCTCGTCGACTACGACTTCACCTCCTCGATGGAGGACGAGCTCGACAACATCGCCGCCGGCGAGGAGGACCGCACCGAGTGGCTCACCGGCTTCTACTTCGGCGACGCCGAGGCGGACGACAACACCGCCGAGTCCATCGCCCGCCACGGTGGCCTGAAGGCGCTCGTCGGTGAGAACCTCGAGCACATCGACGCCCGCGCGGTGAACTCCCTGCACCTTTTCGACGACGAGGAGGGACGCCCCGTCTTCGTCCGTGTCGGCCGTTACGGTCCGTACATCGAGCGCCGGGTCGGCGAGACCGCCGAGGGGGAGCCGGAGTACCAGCGTGCGAACCTGCCGGAGTCGACGACCCCGGACGAGCTCAACCTCGAGCTGGCGGAGAAGCTCTTCGCCACCCCGCAGGGTGGCCGCGAGCTGGGTCTCAACCCGGCCAACGGCCGCATGGTCGTGGCGAAGGAGGGCCGTTACGGCCCGTACGTTACCGAGATCGTGCGTGACGACGAGCGCGCCACCGCCGAGGCCGCCGCCGAGGAGATCGTCGCGCAGGAGCGTGCCGAGGAGGACGCGCAGCGTGCCGCCGACGGCATGCGCCCCAAGAACTGGGGAACCAAGACCGCGGCCGCGCAGAAGGAGAAGCGCATCAACGCCCTGGTCGAGGAGAACCTCAAGCCGGGCACCGCCTCCCTCTTCGCCTCCATGGAGCCGGCGACCGTCACGCTCGAGGACGCCCTCAAGCTGCTCAGCCTGCCGCGTGAGGTGGGCGTCGACCCCGCCGACAACGAGATCATCACCGCGCAGAACGGCCGCTACGGCCCGTACCTGAAGAAGGGCACAGACTCGCGTTCCCTGTCCACCGAGGACCAGATCTTCACCATCACCCTGGACGAGGCGCGTCGCATCTACGCGGAGCCGAAGCGTCGCGGCCGCGCCGCCGCACAGCCGCCGCTGAAGATGCTCGGCGACAACGACGTCTCCGGCAAGCCGATGTCCGTCAAGGACGGCCGCTTCGGTCCCTACGTCACCGACGGTACGACCAACGCGTCGCTGCGCAAGGGTGACAGCCCGGAGACGATCACCGACGCCCGTGCCAACGAGCTGCTCTCTGAGCGGCGCGCGAAGGAGGCCGCCGACGGCGGTACCTCCGCACGCAAGGCCACGAAGAAGACGACCAAGAAGACCACCAAGAAGACGACCGCCAAGAAGACCACCCGCAAGGCCCCCTCCCCGGGGACCAAGCGCGTGATCAAGGCCGGCACCCGCAAGAAGTAGGCGCGGGTGTCCCGGCTGCGGCGTGCCTTCTGGCTGGCCGGCGGGGCGTACGCAGCCTCCCGGGTCCTCGGTTCGCGACGTCTGCAGTGGGCGTCGAAGCCGCTGGTCGTCCCCCTGCTTCTCGACGCCCCCCTCGCCGCCTCCCGCCCCGCCCGCGAGGTCGGGGTGGTCGGGCTGCTCGGGGGTTGGGTGGGTGACCTGCTGCTCATGCAGGAGGGGCGGCTGCACCAGGGGGCGGCGGCGTTCGCGGTGAATCAGGCCGCCTACCAGTGGCTGCTGTGGCGTGCGGGGGCCCGTGCCCGTCCCGTCCCGGTGGCGGTGCACGCGGTGCCCCTGGCGGCGGCAGCGTGGTTCGGTCGTGCGCACCTGGGGTTGGTGGGCACGTACGGTGGGATGGTCACCGCCACCTCGGTGCTGGCGGCGGACCCGGCCCTGCGGGGGAGGGGAGTGGCGGCGGGTGGGCATCTGTTCCTCCTGTCCGATTCGTTGATCCTGGTGCGGATGCTGGTTCCCGCGGAGCGCCGCGCCCTGGGGCGGGGTCTGGATGTGGCGGTGGCGGTGACCTACGTGGCTGCGCAGCGGCTGCTCGTGGACGGTCTGTTCCGGCGCTGACTACCCTGGTGGCATGACTTCCCCCACCACCTCTCCCGTGAATGAACTGGTCTCCCGCACCCGCGAGGGCGTCGATGCGTTGCAGGCCTCCCTCACCGCCTCCTTCCAGGAGCCGGAACGCGTCGCCTACCTGGTGGCGGGTGAGCTGAGCGCCTGGTCGCGGCTGTTCGGGTGGGGGAAGGCCAACGCCCTCTCCTCCACGGTGACCATGCCGCCGCTGGCCGGCACCGTCCTGCGCCATGACCCCTCGCCGGTGTTGCTCGCCGGTCTGGCGGGTGGGCTGGTAGGGGATGTCGCCAAGCTGCGTGCCCCGGACACCACCCCGGTCATGGGCATGTTCGGCATCGCCGCGCAGCACGCCGCGTACTCGGCGAAGCTCTACGACCGGGGAGCCCGCCCTTCGTCGGCGCGGGCCGGACTCCGGGCCGCCGCCTGGGTCGCCGGAGTCGGCCTGGCCGCCTGGAAGAAGTCGTCGCTGATCGCGCCGGCCGCCTTCGCCGGGCTCTTCGTCTGCGCGACGTCGACCCTGGCGGACGACCGCGGGATCCAGGACGGCCGGACCGTCCGCAAGGGACTCGGCCACGGGGGCAACCTGCTCCTCGCCGCCGAGGGGGTGGCCCTGCTGCGGGAGACCCTGATCACCGGGGACTCGCTCGGTCACCGTGCGCTGGACGCCGGGGCCCGGGCGGCGCAGGTGATCGGCAACATGCTCATCGTGGACGGCCTCACGCGCGACTGACCTCAGGCCGACCGCACCGGCTGCGGCGGGCCGAACGAGACCTTCGTGCAGACGATGTCGGGCCGGTACTCGTCGGGCGTGATCGAGTTCGGCAGCCCGTACGCGGCAGCGGCCCGGGCCACGGCGTGCGCCACCTCCTCCTGCGGGACCTCGGCGGGCCAGAAGGACCAGACGGTCCCTCCCCGTTCGTGGACGGAGGCCGCACCGTGGTGGCGGAGCTCGTCCTTCGTCTGGTCGATGAACTCGGCCCGGTGGTGGGAGCAGAACGTCGCGTCGGCCACCAGGATCCGGGCCAGGGTGCCCGGGCGGGGGTCCTCGATGCTCGCGAAGTAGCGGACGCCGTCGATCCCGCTCACGCAGCGCACCTCGTCGCCGGGGGCGAGTCCGAGGTCCAGGGCGCCGTCGATAAGCAGGAACGTGCCGTCGGCGGCGCGTGCCCGCAGGCGGCGGTAGCGGGGCGGCTCGGCGACGCCGGGCGGGGTCTGGGGGCGGACGGTGACGGTGGTGGTGGACAGCTTCTTCCGGTGGGTGGTCTTCTTCTTCGCCATGGCCTCACGATCGCACGCACCCACGGCGCCGGGAAGAGGGCGATCGTCGGCCTGTGGACAACCCCCGAATCGTATGACGTGTCACCGATAATCTGTGGACAACTCTCCGTCGAGGCGCGCCGGAGAACAGCATCGTCCCAGCTCAGAGGGTGGAAAAAGTGCGCAGTTGCGCACTCAGCGGAAGCGCGCCAACCGGGCCCCGAGGACCGGCTGCAGGCGTTTGACCACGACACCGATGAACAGGGCGGCGGCGACGGTGCCCTCGCCGACGCCGACGACCCGGCCGGCGAAGAGCAGGGCCAGCGCCAGGGCCGAGAGCACCAGCACGATGTCGAAGACCACCTTGACGTACCCGAACACGAAGATGCGCCGCTGCCCGAACACACGGGAGAGCTCACTCGCGATGGTCAGCACCACGGCCTCGCCGGAGAGCATGACCGACTGGGCGGCGATCTGGAAGACGATGCCGACGGACAGGACGACGATCGCGGAGAGCGTCAGCAGCCACTGATGCCAGTACGCGGAGTAGGTGATCCAGGAGGTGGCCCACAGGGCGGCGTCGTTGAGCAGGCCGAACACCATCACCACCGGGAGCTGCAGCAGCTGCACCAGCGGGAAACGCCGCCGCAGCAGCAGTATCTGCACGCCGAGGAAACCCGCGTTGAGCAGGATCGTCGCCGTCCCCAGCGTCACCGGGGTGATCAGGCTGGTGACGTAGGGGACCGAGGAGATGGTGGTCGTGCCGAGGTCGCTGCGCACCGACAGGGCGATGCCGAACGACATGATGACGAGTCCGACGAACAGCAGGAGGAGTCGCCGGGGAGCGAGGACGGCCATCTCAGGAACGGTCCGCCATCGTGGGGCGGATCGGACGTGCCAGCTGGGTCATCTCGCGGCGGCCGCGCAGCTCCACCGACTTCATGACGGTCCAGCGGGCCTGCTCCGCCTCGTTCGCGCTGCGCAGCGTGGCGGCGTTGGTGAGCACCCGGCCATCGGTGTCCTTGGCCAGCTCGGTGAGACGGGCGGCGGAGTTCACGGCGTCGCCGATGACGGTGTACTCGAAACGGTCGGAACCACCGATGTGGCCGGCGACGACGTGCCCGGCGGCCACGCCGATGCCCGCCTGCAGGGTCATGCCCTTGAGCTCCTGACGCAGCTCACGGGCCGCGGTGAGCGCATGGGAGGTGGAGTCCGCCAGGGAGATCGGCGCACCGAAGACGGCGAGCGCCGCGTCACCCTGGAACTTGTTGATGATCCCCTTGTTGCGGTGCACCACCGTGACCACGTGCTCGAAGAACTGGTTGAGCGCCTCGACGACCTCCTCCGGCGTGTGGTTGACCGCGAAGGTCGTCGAACCGATGACATCGACGAAGAGGACGGCGACCTTGCGGTCCTCGCCGCCCAGGGTGGGACGCTCCTCGAGGGCCCGCTTGGCCACCTCGGTGCCCACGTAGCGGCCGAAGATGTCGCGCACGCGCTGGCGCTCCTTGAGGCCGCGCATCATCTCGTTGAAACCGGCCTGCAGGACGCCCATCTCGGAGCCGTCGTAGATGTCGACCTGGACGTTGGTGTCGCCGCGGCGGACCTTGTTGATCGCCTCCTGCAGCTCCAGGACCGGATCGACGACGCTCATGATGGCGAAGGTCGTGCCGATGAAACCGGTCACCAGGGCCGTGAGTGAGAGCGCCACGATGCCCGGGATGAGCTCGCCTGCGTTGCCCATGAAGAAGTCGGCGCGCTGCCCCAGCGCGAGCAGCAGGATGCCGAGGACGGGCAGCGCGGTGGTCATGATCCACGTGAGGCGCAGACGCTGCGTGATCGGCGGCTCGAGGGTGGAGTCCTCGAAGCGACGCGCCAGCGCCTCCGCCGCCACCGGGCGCACGAGGCGCTCGGCCATGAGGTACGTGAGCAGCACGACCACCATGCCGGTGAGCGTCGTCGCGATGCCGATGACCAGCGCGAGTCTCGAGCTCGTCGTCGCCGCGACCACCACCGCGATCGCGATGCCGATCACCCACACCACCGCGCACACCACCGCCTGGTAGACAGGCAGCCGCATGACGAGGTTGCGCACCATGTTGGGGTCGTGGTCCTCGGGATGCCGTTGCCAGGCCAGGACAGGCCGGAACAGCATGAGCGTGGCGATCACGGCGACGATCACCGCGAAAGCGAGGTACGTCAGGCCGATGACCTGCAGATGCGGCACCTCACCCGTGAAGCTGCGGACCTCCGGCATCGGGATGAGGAAGCGGATGAAGGCCATGACGGCCAGCGCGCCGATGAGGTTCGCCGCGAGCACCGAGGCGGCGTACAGGGGCCACGAGGTGCCCCTCAGCCACTTCAAAGCCCGCAACAGTCGATTCATGGTTCCTTACTTTAACCTCCCGGCCCCTCCCGCGGGGGCACCGGACTGCCAGGGTGAATAGGGTGGATCAGGTGAACTCCGTTGCACAGCGCCTCGCCGACACTCCCTCCGTCCGGGACACCGTCCTCTCGGCGGCCCGTGCCGCCCGCGCTTTCGCACGCGGCGAGGCCGAACTCGGCAGCGCCATGGCGCACGCCTGGATCCTCACCGGCCCGCCAGGCTCCGGGCGCTCCGTCGCGGCCCTCGCCTTCGCCGCGGCCCTCGAGTGCTCCGACCCCACGGAGATCGGCTGCGGCCGCTGCCGCCACTGCCGCGACGTGCTTGCCGACGCCCACACCGACGTCCTCCACATCGTGCCCGGGGGCCTGTCCATCTCCATCGAGGAGATGCGTGACATGCGCAGGGAGGCCGCCAAACTGCCGACGGTGTCCGACTGGCGCATCGTCATCATCGAGGACGCCGACCGCCTCACCGGCCCCGCCGCCGACGCGATCCTCAAGGTGGTGGAGGAACCGCCGCCGCACACCGTCATCATCATGTGCGCCCCCTCCATCGACCCCGAGGACTTCTCTCCGACCCTGCGTTCCCGCTGCCGGCACCTCTACGTGCCGTACCCCTCCGTCGACCACATCGTGGACCTCCTCGTCGCCGAGACCGGTGCCTCCCCCGAGGACGCCCGCCTCGCCGCCGTGGCCTCCGGACGCCACATCGGCCGCGCCCGCCGCCTGGTCACCGACCCGGAGGCGCAGAAACGCCGGGCCACCGCCCTCAAGCTCGCCGAGATGGTGTTCCACCGCGACGAGGTGTTCAAGGCGGCGACCGGCTTCCTGAAGGGCGTCGACAAGCAGGTCAAGGAGATGAGCGACGAACAGGACGCCGAGGAACTCGCCCGCCTCGAGCGGGCCCTCGGCAAGGGTGGCCGCGGCAAGGGCACGCAGAAGGCGATGGACGGCTCCGCAGGCGCGCTCAGCGACCTGGAGAAGGCCCAGAAGACGCGCCGCAACCGCCGCCGACGGGACTTCATCGACCTCGCCCTCGTGGACCTCGCCGGCCTCTACCGCGACGCCCTCATGCTCTCCACGGGGGCCGAGGTGCCCCTCACACACCCCGACTTCGAGGGCCTCTCCCGCGAACTGGCGGCCAAGGTCAGCGAGCCCGGCCTCGTCGAATGCCTCGACGCGATCACGCTCGCCCGCGAACACATCAGCGTCAACGTCACCCCGACCATCGCCATCGACGGCATGCTCGGACGCATCCGCCTCGCCTGCGGGGCCTCCTGACCTGTGATTTCTCCGGGTGCCGCGCGTGCGCTAGAATGGCGCATCGGTACTGTTAGCGCAGCACCACGCCGCCTTAGCTCAGTCGGCAGAGCGTCTCACTCGTAATGAGAAGGTCGCGAGTTCGATTCTCGCAGGCGGCTCCACGGAAGCACCCCCTCCTACCCGGTAGGAGGGGGTGCTTCTTTTTCGGCCGCCCGAGCATCCGGCGGGCCGACCGCCTGCCGGCGCGGCCACTCCCGGCTACCCTGATGTGTCATGGAACACACCACCCGCCGTCCCGGCGAGCCCCTGCCCGTGTCCGCCAGCGAACTCGTCGCCCGGGCCAACTCCCGCGTGAGCACCTTGAGCCTCGACGAGGCCCGAGAGCTTGTCGACGACCCCGGCCACCTCTTCGTCGACATCCGTGATCCCCGCGAGTGGGAGGCCCACGGCACCATCCCTGGCGCTTTCCGGGCGCCGCGCGGCATGCTCGAGTTCTGGGTGGACCCGGAGAGCCCGTACTACAAGTCCGCGCTTGACGACGGCCGCACCCTCATCCTCTACTGCGGCTCCGCGTGGCGTTCGGCGCTGTCCACCGCCTCGTTGCACGAGATGGGACGCACAGATGTCGTCCACCTGGAGGGCGGTTTCAGTGCCTGGCAGAAGGCGGGCCTGCCGACGGAGGACTACTCCTAGGCTCTAGTTCCCCAGCCCCGGCAGCAGC of the Corynebacterium humireducens NBRC 106098 = DSM 45392 genome contains:
- a CDS encoding adenylate/guanylate cyclase domain-containing protein yields the protein MNRLLRALKWLRGTSWPLYAASVLAANLIGALAVMAFIRFLIPMPEVRSFTGEVPHLQVIGLTYLAFAVIVAVIATLMLFRPVLAWQRHPEDHDPNMVRNLVMRLPVYQAVVCAVVWVIGIAIAVVVAATTSSRLALVIGIATTLTGMVVVLLTYLMAERLVRPVAAEALARRFEDSTLEPPITQRLRLTWIMTTALPVLGILLLALGQRADFFMGNAGELIPGIVALSLTALVTGFIGTTFAIMSVVDPVLELQEAINKVRRGDTNVQVDIYDGSEMGVLQAGFNEMMRGLKERQRVRDIFGRYVGTEVAKRALEERPTLGGEDRKVAVLFVDVIGSTTFAVNHTPEEVVEALNQFFEHVVTVVHRNKGIINKFQGDAALAVFGAPISLADSTSHALTAARELRQELKGMTLQAGIGVAAGHVVAGHIGGSDRFEYTVIGDAVNSAARLTELAKDTDGRVLTNAATLRSANEAEQARWTVMKSVELRGRREMTQLARPIRPTMADRS
- a CDS encoding YczE/YyaS/YitT family protein, giving the protein MAVLAPRRLLLLFVGLVIMSFGIALSVRSDLGTTTISSVPYVTSLITPVTLGTATILLNAGFLGVQILLLRRRFPLVQLLQLPVVMVFGLLNDAALWATSWITYSAYWHQWLLTLSAIVVLSVGIVFQIAAQSVMLSGEAVVLTIASELSRVFGQRRIFVFGYVKVVFDIVLVLSALALALLFAGRVVGVGEGTVAAALFIGVVVKRLQPVLGARLARFR
- the topA gene encoding type I DNA topoisomerase — its product is MAEAKGPGKTLVIVESSTKAKKIQPYLGDGYIVEASVGHIRDLPRGAADVPAKYKKEPWARLGVDTENGFAPLYVVSPDKKKKVADLRAKLKLCDELLLATDPDREGEAIAWHLLEVLKPTVPVRRMVFNEITKPAILAAAENTRDLDENLVDAQETRRILDRLYGYEVSPVLWKKVMPRLSAGRVQSVATRVIVERERERMAFISAEYWDLSVDLDTGATRAAADPDNPTSFQAKLATLDGRRVAQGRDFDDRGRLKGEAVVVGRQQAEALAEALRGVDMQVSGVEEKPYTRRPYAPFMTSTLQQEAGRKLHYTSDRTMRIAQRLYENGHITYMRTDSTSLSEQGLTAAREQARELYGDAFVADSPRRYDRKSKNSQEAHEAIRPAGERFATPGELHGQLDAEEFKLYELIWQRTVASQMSDAKGTSLKVTIAGTARTGEQTEFSATGRTITFPGFLRAYVETSRLEDGRDVADNAEKRLPNLSEGDPLKATDVSADGHATNPPARYTEASLVKKMEELGIGRPSTYASIIKTIQDRGYVVPRGNALVPSWVAFAVVGLLEENFTPLVDYDFTSSMEDELDNIAAGEEDRTEWLTGFYFGDAEADDNTAESIARHGGLKALVGENLEHIDARAVNSLHLFDDEEGRPVFVRVGRYGPYIERRVGETAEGEPEYQRANLPESTTPDELNLELAEKLFATPQGGRELGLNPANGRMVVAKEGRYGPYVTEIVRDDERATAEAAAEEIVAQERAEEDAQRAADGMRPKNWGTKTAAAQKEKRINALVEENLKPGTASLFASMEPATVTLEDALKLLSLPREVGVDPADNEIITAQNGRYGPYLKKGTDSRSLSTEDQIFTITLDEARRIYAEPKRRGRAAAQPPLKMLGDNDVSGKPMSVKDGRFGPYVTDGTTNASLRKGDSPETITDARANELLSERRAKEAADGGTSARKATKKTTKKTTKKTTAKKTTRKAPSPGTKRVIKAGTRKK
- a CDS encoding rhodanese-like domain-containing protein, which codes for MEHTTRRPGEPLPVSASELVARANSRVSTLSLDEARELVDDPGHLFVDIRDPREWEAHGTIPGAFRAPRGMLEFWVDPESPYYKSALDDGRTLILYCGSAWRSALSTASLHEMGRTDVVHLEGGFSAWQKAGLPTEDYS
- a CDS encoding DNA polymerase III subunit delta' — translated: MNSVAQRLADTPSVRDTVLSAARAARAFARGEAELGSAMAHAWILTGPPGSGRSVAALAFAAALECSDPTEIGCGRCRHCRDVLADAHTDVLHIVPGGLSISIEEMRDMRREAAKLPTVSDWRIVIIEDADRLTGPAADAILKVVEEPPPHTVIIMCAPSIDPEDFSPTLRSRCRHLYVPYPSVDHIVDLLVAETGASPEDARLAAVASGRHIGRARRLVTDPEAQKRRATALKLAEMVFHRDEVFKAATGFLKGVDKQVKEMSDEQDAEELARLERALGKGGRGKGTQKAMDGSAGALSDLEKAQKTRRNRRRRDFIDLALVDLAGLYRDALMLSTGAEVPLTHPDFEGLSRELAAKVSEPGLVECLDAITLAREHISVNVTPTIAIDGMLGRIRLACGAS
- a CDS encoding DedA family protein, which produces MTEQIVTWVETLLTLPAFYPVLGLLVVVDSLFPLIPSEAVLTLAGSWSGARGVPHLPTVLVIAVVGAMIGDNICFLLGTRLIGFVERARDDTPRGRAVLWVRRNIRRNAGTTIIIARFIPWARWFMTIMLGSVRYPWRWFLLYDTIGVLIWALQATLVGYVGGWVFSDYPLLGVVVGISLGAGTGLLIQRVQARWSRRACPGDNPGNNKDRPPLTGGRSLRENYAEPNGREFP
- a CDS encoding lysoplasmalogenase family protein; protein product: MSRLRRAFWLAGGAYAASRVLGSRRLQWASKPLVVPLLLDAPLAASRPAREVGVVGLLGGWVGDLLLMQEGRLHQGAAAFAVNQAAYQWLLWRAGARARPVPVAVHAVPLAAAAWFGRAHLGLVGTYGGMVTATSVLAADPALRGRGVAAGGHLFLLSDSLILVRMLVPAERRALGRGLDVAVAVTYVAAQRLLVDGLFRR
- a CDS encoding cold-shock protein, which encodes MAQGTVKWFNAEKGFGFIAPADGSADVFVHYSEIQGSGFRTLEENQQVEFEIGEGAKGPQAQAVRPL
- a CDS encoding lysoplasmalogenase family protein gives rise to the protein MTSPTTSPVNELVSRTREGVDALQASLTASFQEPERVAYLVAGELSAWSRLFGWGKANALSSTVTMPPLAGTVLRHDPSPVLLAGLAGGLVGDVAKLRAPDTTPVMGMFGIAAQHAAYSAKLYDRGARPSSARAGLRAAAWVAGVGLAAWKKSSLIAPAAFAGLFVCATSTLADDRGIQDGRTVRKGLGHGGNLLLAAEGVALLRETLITGDSLGHRALDAGARAAQVIGNMLIVDGLTRD